Below is a genomic region from Granulicella sp. L56.
GAGCATGAAGTTTTGCGGGTGGCGTGAGGCCGGGGTGAAGCGGACGACGCGATAGCCGGTGCCGATGTGGGGTTTGCCTGCTCCGTGCAGGGCGACGAGGAAGGTGTTGTTGAGAGTGTGGTTGGAGCCGTCGAAGAAGGCTACGCCGAGTGGGCTGCCGTGCGCCATGAAGGTGGTGTAGGCGGCGGGGACTTTGGTGCAGTCGAACTGTGGGGGCGTTGCGCCGATGGGAGGGAAGACGTTCTTGTTGAGGTCGGCGTGAGAGACGACGGGGTCGGGATGGACGACGCCGTGATCGAAGTAGCAGGTGGGCCAGCCGTAGTTGCTGTCGGCGGCGACGGGGTGAAGGTTGGAGTCGACCTCGAAGAAGGTGTCTTCGGGGGCTCGGTCGCCGAGATGGTCGTCGCCCATGTTGGTGGCGAAGAGAGCGCCGCCGTCGATGGAGGGGACGAAGGTCATGTCGACCGCGTTGCGAAGGCCGTGGGCGATGATCTGCTGATTTTTGCCGTCGGGGTCCATCACAGAGAGCGAGGCGCGGATGGGTTCTTTTTCGAGACAGGCGTTGCAACTGCTGCCGACGGTGACGTAGAGGCGGGTGTGCTCGTGCAGGTTGGCGAAGGCGACGGTGCGGGTGAGGTGCCAGCCGCCGTACTTGTAGTTGAGTCCGTAGTCGGGATAGTGCGCGAGCACTTCGGGCGCGCCCGTGGGGGCGTCGTCGCCTGCCTTGTATTTGTAGCGGAGCAGGCGGTCGGTGAGCGCGGTGTAGAGCCATGTCTGGCCCGAGGGATCGGTGTAGAAGGCGACGTTGTTGGGGTTGCGCAGGCCTTTGAGGTAGGTGGTTCGTGAGCCGAAGGTATGTGTCGCGGGGTTCCAACCGGTGAGGATGTAGATGGCTCCCTGGGTGTTGTCGGCCAGCGAGTCCATGTCGGTGGCGAAGATGCGATTGTCGGGGGACTGGGCCATGAAGCGAACGCGGTGCATGCCCTGGGAGGCGACGTTAATGTCGAAGGATGCGGGCAGCGAGAGGGTAATGTTCTTGCCGTTGGCAAGATGAAGGACGTGGGGCTTCAGCGCGGTCTGAGCATGGGCAACGAGGGTGATGGCCAGAAGGGTCAGGGAGAGCGTGCGGAGCTTCAGCATGGCTAGATGGTAGCGGATAGACGGTAGCTGATGCGCGAGGTATCGGCGGGTTACAAGGAGAAGCCCCTGTGGTGCAGAAAAAGTGCCTGACCAACCATAGCCGCAACGCCTACGGCGGTTTGCAGCGCTGTGGCGATGAAGATCTTGCGGACGATCTCCTTGTCTTTGACGTGGCGCCGGACGATGGGCAGGTTGGTGGCCTGGCTGGAGATCGAGGTCAGCACGGTGGCCATGGCCGCGCCCATGGCGGTGACGCTTCCGTGCTGCACCATATTGGCTGCGGCGGCGGTGGCGCTGGCGCTGGAGACGATGCCGCCGACGAAGCTGACGAGAAGGAAACCTCCATTGCCCAGCCAGCGAACGGCAGCAGTGCCGAGCACCTGAATGATGAGGAAGAGAGCACCGAAGCTGAGCACTTTTCTTAGCGATACGGGCGAGGACAGATGCAGCTCGACCTCTTCGACGTCGGCATCGGCTCCGCGCTCGCGCAATGCGAAGTAGCCTGCGATGAGGGCCATCAGGAAGAGCGGGAAGGCGGCAAATTTAACCGCGCTCCTGGCGAAGAGCCCGAGCAGGATGAGGTTGCGGGCGAACATCGCGACCGACGTGAACAGGACTGCGGGGAGAGTTTGTTTGACCAGTCCGGCCTTGGGGAGCGAGGAAGACAGCTCGCTGGTGGTCGCGGTGGAGTTGACCAGGCCGCCGAGGATCGCGGTCAGCGTGATGCCTTTCTTGCCGTAGAGGCGAAGCAGGACGTAGTTAACGAAGCCGATGCAGGCCACTACGATCACGGTGATCCACGCCTCGCGGGGCTGCAGCAGGTTCCAGGGATCGATGTAGCGGTTGGGCAGCAGCGGCCAGATGACGAAGCCGAAGAGCCCGAGCAGGATGGCGCTGCGTATCTCTTCGGAGCGGACGCCGCCTGCGAACTCTTTGAACTGGGGCTTGAGCGAGAGCAGCCATGTGATGACGATGGCGCAGGCGACCGAGGTGAAGAGATGGCCCGTGCCTACAAGAACGCCGAGCACAAAGGTGACGACCAGCGCGACCGAGGTGGTTCCTTCGACGGACTTCGTTGCGATGATGTCGCGGACGTTCAGCAGCACGGCGAACAGCATCGTCGCGGCCATGCCTGCGAGCATCATAGAAGGGGAGATGAGCGTGGTCAGCGCGCCGAGCAGGGCGGTGAGGCTGAAGGTGCGGACGCCGAAGTCCTTATGCGACCACTGGCGCTCGAAGCCGATGACCAGGCCGATGGCGATAGCGACGGCGAGCTTGACGGCGATGACCGTTGGAGGAAAGGCGGTTGAGCTGCCGTGAATGAGGTCGAGCCAACTGGTCATGTGTCATCCTCCCATATTTGGAGGGATGGACGCGCGGGAGAGATGTCTCTGTATTTGTAACTGTGGCGGGTTTGGAAAGAAAAACAGGCAATGGCAAAGGCGAAATACAGGGGTCTATCCGCTACGGCGTGCGATGAAGCCGCACGCCTTCGGTCGAGATGACGTGGTTTAGATTTCGATTTCAGCGAGCTTTGAAAGGCTCTTAGAAGGCGCTGACGCCAGCTTCGATGACCAGTTGATCGACGCAGATGTTCATGGCTTCGCCCAGCTTCTTGAAACCTTCTTTCCACTCCTCCGTCCAGTAGTTCTTGTCACTGCGGCGGAGCAGGTCGTTCCAGATGTTCTGGGCCTGCCAGAAGTTCACGTCGAACGGGATGTCGCGCAGGGAGTTCGCAATGGTGACGGCGCTGTGGATAGCACCCTCGGCGGAGAGGTCTCCTGCTGCTTCGGCTTCGAGGCGAATCATGGCCCGCTTCATGCGCTGGCCGGCGGTAAAGCCCAACAGGTGAATATCGAGCTCGATCTGATCGGTGTTGGCACGGGTGAGAAGGCGCTCGATCTCGACCGGGTCGAAGGGATCGGCCTCGATGGCGCGGCGCAGGCTGGCGTTGATGGCGAAGCTGGAGGCGAGGGCGAGGGCGGGAGGAGCGGCGATGCCGGATTCGATGAGGAAGTGCAACAGCGAGGCGTGGTCCTCGTAGATCTTGCGGAGGGAGTCCTCCATCTCGGAGAGAGTGCGATTGAGGATGGTGTTGAGGATGCGGTGCTGCTCGTCGGCAAAGAGCGAGGTGAGCGAGTAGGACATGTTGCCGAAGAAGCGGTCAATGAGGCGGATGACTTCGGGGAGGTTAGCGCGGCGCATGGCGTTGCCGATCTCGGCGGAGAACGTCGTGAAGGCTTCGAGTTGCTCCGGCTCCTCGGGGACGTAGGGCTTGATGGCGGCCGAGAGGTTCTGGTCGCCGAGATGGAGGACGGCGAAGCAGATGTCCTCGTTCTCCTCGGTGACGCGGGAGCGGACACGAGCGCGGCCCAGGGCGACGCGGCCGCGACCGGAGTTGAAGATCTCGTGGCTGTCGCGATGGACGTCGAAGCAGAACAATTCGCCGTCTTCGGGATAGGAGCGGAAGATGGAGCTGATGGCGTAGTGCGCGCCGACCTCTTCGAGACCGATGCGCATGTTGGTGACGTAGCGGCGGTAGACCTCGGCACCATTCTCCATCTCCGGAATGTTGCTCTTCGCTCGCTCAAGGATGTTGAGGAACTCCGTTTCGAGTGCAACGCCGGGTGCGCCGAATAGCTTGGCGGCGAGCTGGAGGACGCGGCCCGCGTAGGCGATGATCTGCACGGTCTCGATGCCGGAGATCTCGTCGAAGAACCAGCCGCAACTGGTGTACATGAGCTGGGTGTGGCGCTGCAATTCGAGCAGTTCGAGTGCGGCGATGCGTTCCGCTTCGCTGAGTTCGTGGGTCTGATGCTCGGCAAAGAAGTTGGCCGTGGAGGCGCGGGAGCGGTTGTTGATGAGTTGGATGTAGCCATCGCGGGCGGCCCAGAGATCTTTGAGCAGTGGCCGCGCAAACTCTTCGGAGAGCGGAGCGGTGGCGTCGCGCAAATGATCGAGCGCCTCGCGCAACGGCGCGCGCCACTCCTGGTTCCAGCCGGGCTTGCCGCCATTGCATCCGCAGTTGGAGCGCCAGCGCTCGATGCCGTGAGGACAGCTCCAGGAGGTGTCTTCTTCGACCTCGGCCTCCCATTGCGGCGGAAATTTTTCGAGAAACTCGCCGTAGTTGGTCAGGCGGGCTTGCTTTTCGTCCTCGATCCAGTGCATGGCGTAGGAGAGCGCCATCTCGCCGTGCCTGTGGTGATGGCCGTAGCTTTCGCCATCGGTGGCGACGTGCGAGAGCTGGGCCGGTTCGCTGCCGCCGGATGTAGGCCGGAACTCTTCGACCAGCCTCCGCCCGAAGGCTTCGCCACTGTTGAGCACACCTTCGAAGGCGATGGCGCGGGAGTTGGGGCCATCGTAAAAGAAGACGGCGATGCTGCGGCCCTCGTTAAGTGGGACGGTGTAGGGATGACGGGGATCGACGGTGGTGTCGGGCGTTCCCAGCCAGCCGTCGTTATTGGCCGCATCGGCTTTGCGGCGGACGCGGGCGCACTGGTGCGGTGCGAGGACGGTGAACTGGATGCCCTCCTGCGCCATGAGGTCGAGCACATTGCGGTTGACGGCGGTCTCGGCGAGCCACATGCCCTCGGGCCTGCGGCCAAAGCGCTGCTCGAAGTCGGCGATGCCCCAGCGGATCTGCGTGAGCGCGTCGCGCTGGTTCGCCAGTGGCATGATGATGTGGTTGTAGACCTGCGCGATGGCGGAGCCGTGGCCGCCGTAGCGCTCCGCACTGGCCTTGTCGGCGTCGAGAATCATGCGATAGGTGCGGGGCGCGCTGTCCTGGAGCCAGCTCAACAGGGTGGGGCCGAAGTTGAAGCTCATCCGCGCGTAGTTGTTCATGATGCGGATGATCTCGTCCTGCTTGTTGGTGATGCGCGAGGCACCGTTGGGCGCGTAGCACTCGGAGGTGATGCGGTCGTTCCAGTCGTGATACGGAGCGGCGGAGTCCTGCACCTCGATGCTTTCGAGCCAGGGGTTTTCGCGCGGCGGCTGGTAGAAGTGTCCGTGAACACAGACAAAACGAGTGTCCCCATCGATAGCGGGTGGTCGGGGAGAGGCGCTCTTAATGAAGGTTCTGGACTTTGCCATGATGATTGGATGTCAATCAGGGAGAACGGTAACGTGGAAATCGCGAAATGCCATGCAAGTTAGTATTCGTGCAACTTGCTGTTGCTGTTATTGATGCTGGATAGGATTCAGGGAAGCGGCGTGAGTTTGCCTGCGGCCAGATCGCAGGCGCGCCACAGGTACCAACTGGCCACCGAGGACCAGGGCTTCCATCGCACTCCGCGACGGTGCATGATGTCGGCTTTGGGAAGATCGGCGGGCGTGACCTTATCGGTGGGTTTGAGTTTGCCGAAGGTGAGGGCAAAGCCTTTGCGTACACCGTAGTCGTCGACGGGCAGCACATCGGGGCGGCCAAGGCGGAAGATGAGCAGCATCTCGACCGTCCAGCGGCCGATGCCACGCACCTGGGTGAGATGTTCGATGATGGCCTCATCGGACATGCGGCGGATACGGGCGAGCGTGGGCACGGTGCCGTCGATGGTTTTTGCAGCGAGATCGCGCAGGGCGAGGCTCTTGTTGTGAGAGAGTCCGGCGGCGCGCAGTTGCTCGTTGGGGCAGTCGAGAAGATGTTGGGGGCTGGGATGGCCGAGGCCGCTGACAGGCTCGAAGCTTTCGAGCAGGCGGCGATGAATGGTCGCGGCGGCTTTGCCGTGCAATTGCTGATAGATGATGCTCTCGACCAGCGCCTCGAAGGGCGATTGCGAGCTGGCGACGCGAAGGGTGAAGGGACCGGCGCGCTCGATCAGGCGGCCCAGCTTTGGATCGGCGGCGGCAAGCTCCTTGCAGGCTAGAGCGGAGTCGTAGCGGGGAGGGCGCGGATTGTTGAGTGGACGCGGCATAAGTTGACGTTATCGCAGGTGACGGCAGGATGTCTTTCGATGGCCATTGAAACTCGGACTAATTTGGTTCGCATTTACAAGGACAACACCTTTGCGGCACGGTAGATGTTGTGGTTCGATTCGCCATTAGAACGTCGATGCACGAGATGTTGTGCAAACGTTTGGCGGTGGCATTTATGTCACATTTCGATAATCGGATTTACATATGAAAAAATGGCCGGGAGCGGCCTGGAGTGGTTTCTAAGTGTGTTTTCGCGCTGCTATACTCGGGGCGTTAAATAAAAGCTATTTTGTTGGGGCTCAATCCGTCGCGGACGTCCCAGCCGCCGACTTTGTACAACTATCAGCAAAAGTATTGTCAGCAGCAAAATAAGGAATCGAAGGCATCTTCTCGACCTTAAAGACAAGTAAAGCAAAGGAAGCAGGAACGCACTCATGGCGCAAGTTTTTGACCGCAGTTCGAACGCGCTGGCTCGCTTGAGCCTGGTGTTGACGGGCATCATTGTCATCGCGCTCGGCGTCACGTTGAACGAGTTGCAGCGCTCGCCGTGGGTGACGCGGCAGGGCCAGCGGCCGGACCAGCCGATCCCGTTCAGCCACAAGCACCACGTCGAGGGCCTCGGGCTGCAGTGCCAGTACTGCCATACGTCGGTGGAGAAGTCGAGCTATGCCGGAATTCCGCCGACCAAGACCTGCATCAACTGCCACTCGCAGATCTGGACGGATGCGCAGCTTCTGGAGCCGGTACGGCAGAGCTGGGCAACCGGTGCGTCGATCCAGTGGATTCGTGTGCATGATCTTCCTGACTACGTTTATTTCAATCACGAAGTTCATGTGAATAAGGGCATCGGCTGCGCCAGTTGTCATGGACGCGTCGATGAGATGCCTTTGATGTATCAGCAGAACACCTTGCAGATGGAGTGGTGCCTGAACTGTCATCGCAATCCGGCCAGTAATCTGCGGCCCACCAGCGAGATCTACAACATGGCGTGGGCGGGCCCATCGACGGACAAGCCGGTGTGGTGCACCAGCGCCGTGAAGGATGGCCCGACATCGCAGGACGTAAGCTGCACGACGGCTGACCCCAGCAACAACGGCAATCCTGAGCTGGCGATGATGCAGTTGGAGCCGACGCATCCGGCGGGTCTTTCGAGCCCGCAGACCGGACCGAATATGCAGCCGCACATCGTGCATGGCGGCGAAGGCCAGACGGTAGGCAGTCCGCTGCCGCTGCAACTGGCGATGCCGGCGAGCTATCAGAAGTTCACCAGCCAGATGGAGCTGGGCAAATATCTGACCGCTCAGTACCACATCCGCGCGCCGGAACAACTCTCGAGCTGCGAGACGTGCCACCGATGAAGACGACCGGCAACAAAACGACTGGTATCAAAACGGCAGGGATTGGAACAGAGCAGACGATGGCTGAGACAAAGGCACCTGTACAAGCACAACCTGTAGTAGTCACCCAGATTGCTCCGGCAAAGCTGACGCTGGCCGAGGTCCAGGCCAAGCTGGACGGCAAGACCGGGCGGCGTTTCTGGAAGAACCTCGACGAGCTGGCCGAGACCCCGGCGTTCCATGAGCTGATGGCGGAGGAGTTTCCCCGTCAGTCCGGATCGACCGAGTGGGTCGATGCCGTCAGCCGCCGCGGCTTCCTCAAGGTGATGGGCGCGTCGCTGGCGCTGGCCGGAATGGCTGGTTGCACCAAGCAGCCCGACGAGCCGATCTATCCTTACGTGAAGCAGCCTGAGGATTTGATTCTGGGCAAGCCGATGTACTTTGCCACGGCGCATCCCTTCCCGACGGGCGCGATCCCGGTGCTGATCAAGTCCGATGCCTTCCGGCCCATCAAGGTGGACGGCAACCCGGAGCACCCGGTCTCGAAGGGCAAATCGGACGCGTTCACGCAGGCGACGCTGCTCGATCTGTACGATCCTGACCGTTCCCAGCATGTTCTCAATCGCGGACAGAACTCTTCGTTCGGCAGCTTTCAGCAGGCATTTTCCTCTGCGATCAAAAAGACCAGCGGCGGTCAGGGCGTCTACTTCCTGAGCGAGACGATCACTTCGCCTACGCTGGCCGGGCAGTGGAAGCAGGTGCAGACGGCCTATCCTTCCGCAAAATTAGTGCAGTGGGAGCCGGTCAACTCCGACTCATCGCGCGCGGCGTCGAAGGCGGCCTTTGGCAGCTATACCGATGCGCAGTACAAGCTTGAAAACGCCGACGTGATCCTGTCGCTCGATGCGGACTTCCTTGGCGGCATCGCCCATCCGGGCTTCCTGCCGCTGGCGGCAGCCTACTCGGAGCGACACCGCTACGAGGCGAGCAAGACGATGAACCGGATGTACGTCGTCGAGACCATGCCGACGGTCACCGGCTTTAAGGCCGAGCACAGGCTGGCGCTCAAGCCCAGCGACATCGCCGCCTTCGCGCAGGGACTGGTCAAGGGCGCGGCTCCTCAGGGACTCGATGCCGACCAGCAGAAGTTCTTCACGGCGCTGCTTGCCGATCTGCATCAGAGCGGTGGCAAGTGCGTCGTCATTCCGGGCGAGCAGGCATCCCCGGTAGTTCATGCGGCAGCCTATGCGCTGAATGCCTCGCTCGGAAATGTGAGCAAGACGGTGGTTTATACCGAGACCGTCAACCCGATTCCTTCTGAGCAGGTGGCAGACCTCAAGGCTCTGGTCGCCGACATCAACGCGGGCAAGGTGCAGTGGCTGGTGATGCTGGGCGTCAACCCGATCTATGCCGCTCCTGCCGATCTGAACTTCCTCGACGCCTTCAATAAAGTGCCGAACACGGTGCATCTCGGCAACCATGTGGATGAGACCGGGGCGATCTCGCTGTGGCACATCAACAAGTCGCATTATCTCGAGAGCTGGTCGGATGCGCGGGCGTATGACGGCACCATCTCCATCGTCCAGCCGATGATTGCTCCGTTGTATGACGGCAAGTCGGCGCATGACGTCTTCCAGGCGGTGCTCGCCAATCCGCAGCTTTCGGCCTACGACGTTGTTGTGGCCAACGCGAAGACCTATATCAAGGGCGATTTCGCGACGAGCTGGCGCAAGGCGCTGCACGATGGCTGGGTTGAAGGCACAGCGTTTACGCCAAAGACTGGTGCCCCGGCAGGAAATGCCATGGCATTTGTTCCACCGGCTGCGGCGAGCAGTGGCTACGAGATTTCCTTCCGGCCCGATCCGTCGCTCTACGACGGACGCTATGCCAACGTTGGCTGGCTGCAGGAGCTTCCCAAGCAGGTGACCAGCCTGAGCTGGGACAATGCGGCGCTGATGAGCATGGCTTCGATGGCCAATCTCAACGTCGAAGAGACCGACCTGATCGAGATTGAGCTGAACGGCCGCAAGGTGACCGCGCCGGTGCTGATGGCTCCGGGCCATCCCGATGGCGCAATCACGATCCACCTCGGCTTTGGACGGCAG
It encodes:
- a CDS encoding sorbosone dehydrogenase family protein; its protein translation is MLKLRTLSLTLLAITLVAHAQTALKPHVLHLANGKNITLSLPASFDINVASQGMHRVRFMAQSPDNRIFATDMDSLADNTQGAIYILTGWNPATHTFGSRTTYLKGLRNPNNVAFYTDPSGQTWLYTALTDRLLRYKYKAGDDAPTGAPEVLAHYPDYGLNYKYGGWHLTRTVAFANLHEHTRLYVTVGSSCNACLEKEPIRASLSVMDPDGKNQQIIAHGLRNAVDMTFVPSIDGGALFATNMGDDHLGDRAPEDTFFEVDSNLHPVAADSNYGWPTCYFDHGVVHPDPVVSHADLNKNVFPPIGATPPQFDCTKVPAAYTTFMAHGSPLGVAFFDGSNHTLNNTFLVALHGAGKPHIGTGYRVVRFTPASRHPQNFMLGFLVNGKVIGRPCGIFQTGPDSFLLTDDVNGVIYSIHPKS
- a CDS encoding DUF4010 domain-containing protein; this translates as MTSWLDLIHGSSTAFPPTVIAVKLAVAIAIGLVIGFERQWSHKDFGVRTFSLTALLGALTTLISPSMMLAGMAATMLFAVLLNVRDIIATKSVEGTTSVALVVTFVLGVLVGTGHLFTSVACAIVITWLLSLKPQFKEFAGGVRSEEIRSAILLGLFGFVIWPLLPNRYIDPWNLLQPREAWITVIVVACIGFVNYVLLRLYGKKGITLTAILGGLVNSTATTSELSSSLPKAGLVKQTLPAVLFTSVAMFARNLILLGLFARSAVKFAAFPLFLMALIAGYFALRERGADADVEEVELHLSSPVSLRKVLSFGALFLIIQVLGTAAVRWLGNGGFLLVSFVGGIVSSASATAAAANMVQHGSVTAMGAAMATVLTSISSQATNLPIVRRHVKDKEIVRKIFIATALQTAVGVAAMVGQALFLHHRGFSL
- a CDS encoding DUF3536 domain-containing protein, translating into MAKSRTFIKSASPRPPAIDGDTRFVCVHGHFYQPPRENPWLESIEVQDSAAPYHDWNDRITSECYAPNGASRITNKQDEIIRIMNNYARMSFNFGPTLLSWLQDSAPRTYRMILDADKASAERYGGHGSAIAQVYNHIIMPLANQRDALTQIRWGIADFEQRFGRRPEGMWLAETAVNRNVLDLMAQEGIQFTVLAPHQCARVRRKADAANNDGWLGTPDTTVDPRHPYTVPLNEGRSIAVFFYDGPNSRAIAFEGVLNSGEAFGRRLVEEFRPTSGGSEPAQLSHVATDGESYGHHHRHGEMALSYAMHWIEDEKQARLTNYGEFLEKFPPQWEAEVEEDTSWSCPHGIERWRSNCGCNGGKPGWNQEWRAPLREALDHLRDATAPLSEEFARPLLKDLWAARDGYIQLINNRSRASTANFFAEHQTHELSEAERIAALELLELQRHTQLMYTSCGWFFDEISGIETVQIIAYAGRVLQLAAKLFGAPGVALETEFLNILERAKSNIPEMENGAEVYRRYVTNMRIGLEEVGAHYAISSIFRSYPEDGELFCFDVHRDSHEIFNSGRGRVALGRARVRSRVTEENEDICFAVLHLGDQNLSAAIKPYVPEEPEQLEAFTTFSAEIGNAMRRANLPEVIRLIDRFFGNMSYSLTSLFADEQHRILNTILNRTLSEMEDSLRKIYEDHASLLHFLIESGIAAPPALALASSFAINASLRRAIEADPFDPVEIERLLTRANTDQIELDIHLLGFTAGQRMKRAMIRLEAEAAGDLSAEGAIHSAVTIANSLRDIPFDVNFWQAQNIWNDLLRRSDKNYWTEEWKEGFKKLGEAMNICVDQLVIEAGVSAF
- a CDS encoding DNA-3-methyladenine glycosylase, producing MPRPLNNPRPPRYDSALACKELAAADPKLGRLIERAGPFTLRVASSQSPFEALVESIIYQQLHGKAAATIHRRLLESFEPVSGLGHPSPQHLLDCPNEQLRAAGLSHNKSLALRDLAAKTIDGTVPTLARIRRMSDEAIIEHLTQVRGIGRWTVEMLLIFRLGRPDVLPVDDYGVRKGFALTFGKLKPTDKVTPADLPKADIMHRRGVRWKPWSSVASWYLWRACDLAAGKLTPLP
- a CDS encoding cytochrome c3 family protein → MAQVFDRSSNALARLSLVLTGIIVIALGVTLNELQRSPWVTRQGQRPDQPIPFSHKHHVEGLGLQCQYCHTSVEKSSYAGIPPTKTCINCHSQIWTDAQLLEPVRQSWATGASIQWIRVHDLPDYVYFNHEVHVNKGIGCASCHGRVDEMPLMYQQNTLQMEWCLNCHRNPASNLRPTSEIYNMAWAGPSTDKPVWCTSAVKDGPTSQDVSCTTADPSNNGNPELAMMQLEPTHPAGLSSPQTGPNMQPHIVHGGEGQTVGSPLPLQLAMPASYQKFTSQMELGKYLTAQYHIRAPEQLSSCETCHR
- a CDS encoding TAT-variant-translocated molybdopterin oxidoreductase; the protein is MAETKAPVQAQPVVVTQIAPAKLTLAEVQAKLDGKTGRRFWKNLDELAETPAFHELMAEEFPRQSGSTEWVDAVSRRGFLKVMGASLALAGMAGCTKQPDEPIYPYVKQPEDLILGKPMYFATAHPFPTGAIPVLIKSDAFRPIKVDGNPEHPVSKGKSDAFTQATLLDLYDPDRSQHVLNRGQNSSFGSFQQAFSSAIKKTSGGQGVYFLSETITSPTLAGQWKQVQTAYPSAKLVQWEPVNSDSSRAASKAAFGSYTDAQYKLENADVILSLDADFLGGIAHPGFLPLAAAYSERHRYEASKTMNRMYVVETMPTVTGFKAEHRLALKPSDIAAFAQGLVKGAAPQGLDADQQKFFTALLADLHQSGGKCVVIPGEQASPVVHAAAYALNASLGNVSKTVVYTETVNPIPSEQVADLKALVADINAGKVQWLVMLGVNPIYAAPADLNFLDAFNKVPNTVHLGNHVDETGAISLWHINKSHYLESWSDARAYDGTISIVQPMIAPLYDGKSAHDVFQAVLANPQLSAYDVVVANAKTYIKGDFATSWRKALHDGWVEGTAFTPKTGAPAGNAMAFVPPAAASSGYEISFRPDPSLYDGRYANVGWLQELPKQVTSLSWDNAALMSMASMANLNVEETDLIEIELNGRKVTAPVLMAPGHPDGAITIHLGFGRQAEAGRVGAGVGFDAYRLRTADAPYYLGGGTAKKVGSDYDLCVTKVHNVEHRGSFAQHDLEKKLFDTSGTYSLAGHEAMERSIIRYATVAEVEKNPNFAHDEMGRDSTGTLIGKVGYSPQGEKPGRDETFFPDTWNYEKKDPSTLKVQNAWGMAIDLNSCIGCNACIVSCYAENNIAVVGREQVKIGRNMQWLRIDTYFEGDLHAPKAHFQPMACQHCENAGCEQVCPVGATVHTPEGLNTMVYNRCVGTRYCSNNCAYKVRRFNFLLYSDYDTESLKFMRNPDVTVRSRGVMEKCSYCIQRIEAAKIQADIENREIADGDIVTACQQACPTDAIVFGNINDKASKVAKRKAEERDYQVLADLNYRPRTTYTAGVINPNPELA